In Capsicum annuum cultivar UCD-10X-F1 chromosome 7, UCD10Xv1.1, whole genome shotgun sequence, one genomic interval encodes:
- the LOC107878568 gene encoding B-box zinc finger protein 22 isoform X1 yields MKIQCNVCEVAEANVLCCADEAALCWSCDEKVHAANKLASKHQRVPLSASSSSMPMCDICQETVGYFFCLEDRALLCPKCDIAIHTANPHVAVHQRFLLTGVKVGLEPVDPGGASSAGTSQSIQKVSEPESASLFKRNAPVSLDAQINKVLPPQASGVGDFAPTKSPFSGGSEAGSMPQWQFDEFIGLNDFNHNYGYMDNGTSKGIMASLESQTLPHS; encoded by the exons ATGAAGATTCAGTGTAACGTATGTGAGGTTGCGGAGGCGAATGTTTTGTGCTGTGCAGATGAGGCAGCGCTGTgttggtcatgtgatgagaaaGTTCATGCTGCTAATAAGTTAGCTAGTAAACATCAGAGAGTTCCTttatctgcttcttcttcatctATGCCCATGTGTGACATCTGCCAG GAAACAGTTGGCTATTTCTTTTGTCTCGAGGATCGGGCTTTACTTTGCCCAAAATGTGATATTGCTATTCACACAGCTAATCCTCATGTCGCAGTTCACCAAAGATTTTTGCTGACTGGAGTGAAAGTAGGACTTGAACCTGTAGATCCTGGTGGTGCGTCATCCGCAGGGACATCGCAGTCCATTCAGAAGGTTTCTGAGCCAGAATCTGCTTCACTTTTTAAACGAAATGCCCCAGTATCATTGGATGCTCAAATTAACAAAGTTTTACCTCCCCAGGCTAGTGGGGTTGGGGATTTTGCTCCTACTAAGTCTCCCTTTTCTGGAGGTTCTGAAGCTGGAAGTATGCCGCAATGGCAGTTTGATGAATTTATTGGTCTGAATGATTTCAATCATAACTATGGATACATGGACAATGGAACATCTAAG GGGATAATGGCAAGCTTGGAGAGTCAGACTCTTCCTCACTCTTAA
- the LOC107878568 gene encoding B-box zinc finger protein 22 isoform X2, with translation MKIQCNVCEVAEANVLCCADEAALCWSCDEKVHAANKLASKHQRVPLSASSSSMPMCDICQETVGYFFCLEDRALLCPKCDIAIHTANPHVAVHQRFLLTGVKVGLEPVDPGGASSAGTSQSIQKASGVGDFAPTKSPFSGGSEAGSMPQWQFDEFIGLNDFNHNYGYMDNGTSKGIMASLESQTLPHS, from the exons ATGAAGATTCAGTGTAACGTATGTGAGGTTGCGGAGGCGAATGTTTTGTGCTGTGCAGATGAGGCAGCGCTGTgttggtcatgtgatgagaaaGTTCATGCTGCTAATAAGTTAGCTAGTAAACATCAGAGAGTTCCTttatctgcttcttcttcatctATGCCCATGTGTGACATCTGCCAG GAAACAGTTGGCTATTTCTTTTGTCTCGAGGATCGGGCTTTACTTTGCCCAAAATGTGATATTGCTATTCACACAGCTAATCCTCATGTCGCAGTTCACCAAAGATTTTTGCTGACTGGAGTGAAAGTAGGACTTGAACCTGTAGATCCTGGTGGTGCGTCATCCGCAGGGACATCGCAGTCCATTCAGAAG GCTAGTGGGGTTGGGGATTTTGCTCCTACTAAGTCTCCCTTTTCTGGAGGTTCTGAAGCTGGAAGTATGCCGCAATGGCAGTTTGATGAATTTATTGGTCTGAATGATTTCAATCATAACTATGGATACATGGACAATGGAACATCTAAG GGGATAATGGCAAGCTTGGAGAGTCAGACTCTTCCTCACTCTTAA
- the LOC107878569 gene encoding probable receptor-like protein kinase At1g33260, translating into MEASPSSTSKSKILSSFSISNYCPHRNGPFVCRWWGSLLSCWCSFPWYFLSTFLFWSISSSSSYFSLLLVASSQPLTSPPTKTLYNSNHKYKVVVISASVALSILVFVFFVLMALFKCFGLKLRRRGVVGLRDARATADIEEVDYSKRTVVYTCDEVEKFTMNLSRSRLIAYGGFSTVYLAQFPDSMLCAVKIIDLSSERFEKVYKQELDILLQIEHENIVKFLGNCDNGDAGMLLFEYIPNGTLQEKLHCVEAKKVLSWRNRMAIAYQLAKAIEYLHEKCTLPIVHGDIKSSNVLLDKKFNCKLCDFGSAKMGFSSTILPPSANRVLLGSPGYTDPHYLRTGIASKKNDIYSYGIIILELISGFEALSSDNGERLISKASVILRDSSKVAEMIDSRLNGVYDLEEAKVMVSLAGFCLGDSPSLRPSASQILSTITSKISSMSFLVSHDQKV; encoded by the coding sequence ATGGAAGCCTCACCATCCAGCACTAGTAAGAGTAAAATATTGTCAAGTTTTTCAATATCAAACTATTGTCCACATAGAAATGGTCCATTTGTCTGTAGGTGGTGGGGTTCTTTGTTGAGTTGTTGGTGCTCTTTCCCTTGGTACTTCCTTTCTACATTTCTCTTTtggtctatttcttcttcttcttcttatttctccTTGCTACTCGTCGCTTCATCACAACCCTTAACGTCTCCACCGACGAAAACCCTTTATAATTCAAACCATAAGTACAAAGTTGTTGTTATTTCAGCTAGTGTTGCTTTGAGTATCttggtgtttgttttctttgttttgatgGCTTTGTTCAAGTGCTTCGGGTTGAAGCTAAGGCGGAGAGGTGTTGTTGGGTTACGCGATGCTAGGGCTACTGCAGATATTGAAGAAGTTGATTATTCGAAACGAACTGTAGTGTATACCTGTGATGAAGTTGAGAAGTTCACGATGAACTTATCGAGGTCTAGGTTGATTGCATATGGAGGATTTAGTACAGTCTATTTAGCACAATTTCCTGATTCAATGCTGTGTGCTGTGAAAATCATCGATTTAAGCAGCGAACGCTTTGAGAAGGTTTACAAGCAGGAATTAGACATATTGTTGCAGATAGAACACGAAAACATCGTGAAGTTCTTGGGTAATTGTGATAACGGAGATGCAGGGATGTTACTGTTTGAATACATTCCGAATGGAACGCTACAAGAGAAACTGCACTGCGTAGAAGCGAAGAAAGTATTGTCATGGAGAAACCGTATGGCTATAGCATATCAGCTTGCTAAAGCCATCGAATATCTCCATGAAAAATGCACACTCCCAATAGTCCATGGCGATATCAAATCCTCGAATGTTTTGCTAGACAAGAAATTCAACTGCAAACTCTGCGACTTTGGGTCTGCGAAAATGGGATTTTCGTCCACCATTTTACCTCCGTCTGCTAATCGTGTCTTGCTCGGTTCTCCAGGGTATACGGATCCTCATTACCTGAGAACTGGCATTGCTTCGAAAAAGAATGATATATACAGCTATGGTATAATAATTCTTGAATTAATTTCGGGTTTTGAAGCACTTTCATCTGATAACGGAGAAAGATTAATCTCGAAAGCTAGTGTTATATTACGAGATTCATCTAAAGTAGCAGAAATGATTGATTCAAGACTCAATGGAGTTTATGATTTGGAAGAAGCAAAAGTTATGGTGTCATTAGCAGGTTTTTGTCTTGGTGATTCACCAAGCCTAAGGCCCTCTGCTTCACAGATATTAAGTACTATAACAAGTAAAATCTCTTCAATGTCATTTCTGGTTTCTCATGATCAAAAAGTTTAG
- the LOC107878570 gene encoding protein VTE6, chloroplastic, translated as MALSSLSSPRLPSLLLHYQKEPNFPFLTSNLQTPFNQFPKLSTINNPKHHQKMSRTSSSLIKVQASVVDRVIELVQSSPPTWQSALLSNLIIFTLGSPLLVTGLSISGIGAAFLLGNLTWRAFGSSGFLLVAMYFVIGTAATKVKMAQKEAQGVAEKRKGRRGPGSVIGSSAAGCVCAFLSINGVGGEAFTRLWELAFVASFCTKLSDTVSSEIGKAYGKTTYLVTTFKVVPRGTEGAVSAEGTFAGFLASVLLASFGFLTGQISIPGAAICVIAAQIANFGESLIGASLQEKEGFRWLNNDVVNVINISLGSILAVLMQKIIFQS; from the exons atggcaCTTTCAAGTCTTTCATCACCAAGACTTCCATCACTACTTCTCCATTATCAAAAAGAACCAAACTTTCCATTTTTAACATCAAATCTCCAAACCCCATTTAACCAATTTCCAAAATTGTCAACTATAAACAACCCTAAACATCATCAGAAAATGTCAAGAACATCATCGTCATTAATCAAAGTACAAGCATCAGTTGTTGATAGAGTAATTGAATTGGTCCAATCTTCACCACCCACGTGGCAATCTGCTTTGTTgagtaatttaattatttttactttgggTTCTCCACTTTTGGTTACTGGTTTGTCGATTTCTGGTATTGGTGCTGCTTTCTTGCTTGGGAATCTTACATGGAGAGCTTTTGGTTCTTCTGGATTTCTTCTTGTTGCTATGTATTTTGTTATT GGCACAGCTGCGACTAAGGTGAAAATGGCTCAGAAAGAGGCTCAAGGGGTTGCAGAGAAGAGAAAAGGAAGGAGAGGACCTGGAAGCGTGATAGGCTCCAGTGCAGCCGGTTGTGTTTGTGCATTTTTATCAATTAATGGTGTTGGTGGGGAGGCATTTACTCGCTTGTGGGAACTTGCATTTGTAGCCAGTTTCTGTACTAAGTTGAGCGACACTGTCTCCAGCGAGATAGGAAAGGCATATGGTAAAACTAC GTATCTTGTCACCACGTTCAAGGTAGTGCCTCGGGGTACTGAAGGCGCTGTGAGTGCTGAGGGAACCTTTGCTGGGTTTCTTGCTTCAGTTCTTCTTGCTTCTTTTGGTTTTCTAACGGGTCAG ATTAGTATACCAGGGGCTGCAATATGTGTAATAGCCGCGCAGATAGCAAACTTTGGTGAAAGTCTAATAGGCGCTTCACTTCAAGAGAAAGAAGGATTTCGTTGG CTCAACAATGATGTTGTCAATGTCATCAACATATCCCTGGGAAGCATTTTGGCCGTCCTAATGCAGAAAATAATATTCCAGAGTTAG